The following coding sequences lie in one Rutidosis leptorrhynchoides isolate AG116_Rl617_1_P2 chromosome 4, CSIRO_AGI_Rlap_v1, whole genome shotgun sequence genomic window:
- the LOC139843044 gene encoding FRIGIDA-like protein 3, which translates to MEDGDSVVTLMESTSSKIQQLQKAFAELESHRAVTLNLKWIQIEEHFHGLEKSLKRRFTELEDQEKEFELKTIQSQKVLEKRRAAVKVKEEASLARLQEKRDVALTSIYKIIGKNKNDVTNEVPILDKLFENRDEKQLTNPELAKLCKEMDARGLHKFISDNRKNLVSIKEEIPVALKSAGDPGGLVLDSLCDFYITEVSNVDGKKDSNLLGIRRTCIMLMECLSALLANVDESTVSKMITENVKNRAKIIAQEWKPKLDDLDLDASNGNSLEAHAFLQLVATFGIDSEFVHDDLSKLIPMISRRHQAADLCRFLGLSDKMPGVIDVLVNSGRHIDAVNLAFSFELTEQFSPVTLLKSYLADAIKVPSTVKPGSSSPSSQNDVGEKELSALKAITKCIEEHKLEDQYPLDPLLKRILHLEKVKADIKRATEVPQSKRPRATGVIAGYGPRNTIDTTDKNIYATRYAPPTQYVYENKFPTYVYPGPPENHVHSFMGTTYTITPNHGTYFGNGYQYQAPYLH; encoded by the exons ATGGAAGATGGAGATTCAGTTGTCACACTAATGGAGTCTACAAGCTCCAAAATACAACAACTTCAGAAGGCATTTGCTGAATTAGAGAGTCATCGAGCTGTAACACTTAACTTGAAATGGATACAAATCGAGGAACATTTCCACGGGCTCGAGAAATCATTGAAACGGCGTTTCACCGAGCTCGAAGATCAAGAAAAGGAGTTTGAATTGAAAACAATTCAATCACAAAAAGTATTGGAAAAGCGTCGTGCTGCTGTTAAAGTGAAAGAAGAAGCTTCATTGGCCCGTCTTCAAGAAAAAAGAGACGTTGCGCTCACTTCTATCTATAAAATCATCGGTAAAAACAAAAACGATGTTACTAATGAGGTTCCTATTTTGGATAAGTTGTTTGAGAACAGGGACGAGAAGCAGTTAACGAATCCGGAACTTGCGAAATTATGTAAAGAAATGGATGCAAGGGGACTGCATAAATTCATATCGGATAATCGAAAGAATCTTGTTTCGATAAAGGAAGAGATACCGGTTGCATTGAAGTCTGCAGGTGACCCCGGTGGTCTGGTTTTGGATTCACTTTGTGATTTCTACATTACAGAGGTTTCGAATGTAGATGGTAAAAAAGATTCAAATCTTTTAGGTATTCGGCGAACGTGTATCATGTTGATGGAATGTCTTAGCGCTCTTCTTGCAAATGTTGATGAGAGTACCGTTTCTAAGATGATCACTGAAAATGTGAAGAACCGAGCAAAGATTATTGCACAAGAGTGGAAACCGAAGTTGGATGATCTTGATTTGGATGCTAGTAATGGGAACTCGTTGGAGGCTCACGCTTTCTTACAACTTGTTGCTACTTTTGGTATTGATTCAGAGTTTGTTCACGATGATTTGTCTAAATTAATACCGATGATCTCTCGTCGTCACCAGGCGGCAGACCTTTGCCGCTTCCTCGGGTTGTCTGACAAGATGCCag GTGTGATTGATGTGTTGGTAAACAGCGGAAGGCATATCGATGCTGTTAATCTAGCATTTTCATTTGagcttacggagcagttttctccTGTTACGTTATTGAAATCCTACTTGGCAGATGCAATTAAAGTCCCTTCGACTGTCAAACCAGGAAGCTCTTCTCCAAGTTCTCAG AATGATGTCGGTGAAAAAGAGCTATCTGCCCTGAAGGCCATCACCAAGTGCATAGAAGAACACAAGCTTGAAGATCAATACCCGTTAGACCCACTTCTAAAACGGATCCTCCATTTAGAGAAAGTCAAAGCAGACATAAAGCGAGCAACAGAAGTTCCTCAATCCAAACGACCCCGAGCTACTGGAGTAATAGCGGGATATGGGCCCCGCAACACCATTGATACTACCGACAAAAACATCTATGCCACAAGGTATGCACCGCCAACTCAGTACGTGTATGAGAACAAATTCCCGACCTATGTTTATCCTGGACCACCTGAAAACCATGTTCACTCGTTTATGGGTACTACTTACACCATAACTCCTAACCATGGAACCTACTTTGGAAACGGTTATCAGTACCAGGCACCTTATCTTCACTAA